The stretch of DNA TGAAGACCGAGATCGCCGACCTGGAGAGCCAGGTGGCCGCACCTGACCTCTGGGACGACCAGGCCAACGCGCAGAAGGTCACCGGCCGGCTCTCCCTGCTGCAGGGCGAGGTGGAGCGCTTCGAACAGCTCGCCGGGCGGGTCGAGGACCTCGGTGTCCTTGCCGAGCTCGCCCAGGAGGAGAGCGACGCGGACACGCTGGCGGAGGCCGACGCCGAGCTGAACCGGGTCAAGAAGGACGTCGAGGCGCTCGAGGTCCGCACGCTGCTGTCCGGTGAGTACGACGCCCGCGAGGCGATCGTGACCATCCGCTCGGGCGCTGGTGGCGTGGACGCCGCCGACTTCGCCGAGACGCTGATGCGGATGTACACGCGCTGGGCCGAGCAGCACAAGTACCCCGTCGAGGTCTTCGACGTCTCCTACGCCGAGGAGGCCGGCATCAAGTCGGCCGAGTTCGCGATCCACGCGCCGTACGCCTACGGCACGCTCTCGGTCGAGGCCGGCACCCACCGGCTCGTCCGGATCAGCCCGTTCGACAACCAGGGCCGGCGGCAGACGTCGTTCGCGGCGGTCGAGGTGGTGCCGGTGCTCGAGCAGACCGACGACATCGAGGTCGACGAGAACGACGTCCGCGTCGACGTCTTCCGTTCCGGCGGCCCCGGCGGCCAGTCGGTCAACACGACCGACTCCGCGGTCCGCCTGACGCACATCCCGACGGGCATCGTCGTCAGCTGCCAGAACGAGAAGTCGCAGCTGCAGAACAAGGCCTCGGCGATGGTGGTGCTGAAGGCCAAGCTGCTGGCGAAGAAGAAGGCCGAGGAGGCCGCGCTCAAGAAGGACCTCAAGGGCGACGTCGCGGCAAGCTGGGGCGACCAGATGCGCAACTACGTGCTCAACCCCTACCAGATCGTCAAGGACCTGCGGACCGGCTACGAGACCGGCAATCCGACCTCGGTCTTCGACGGTGACCTGGACGCGTTCCTCGAGGCCGGCATCCGCTGGCGCCGGGGGGCCGACAAGGCTGCGGCCAACTGAGCATTTCGGGGTAGTCCGGGGCGCACGTCATGGGTTACCCACGAGTAGCGCTGATTTCCGCCCCGGACTACCCCGACGAGCACGCAACAGAGCCGCGACCCCCATCCCAAAGGGTCGCGGCCCTGTGGCACCCACCTGCCCCTGAGCCGGTGGCTGCCGGACCCGCGGGCTGCTCTGACCCAGCCGCGGCCGTCGGCGTGTGTGCCGCCGGAACCTGAGGCGCTAGGCGGTCTCCCGCCGTACGTCGCCGGTCTGTTGCGGTGCTGCCGCTCGGTGCGCGCCCGTGCCGATCAGCGCCAGCAGCTGCTCGTGCGCTTCGGCGTAGCCGTCCTCGACCGGCGCCTCGCCGTCCGGACCGCGCACGGCGAGGTCGAGGTGGACCCGGCCTTCGGCGAGTCCGACCACCCGGTCGGCGAGGACGAGCGCCTCGTGCGGGTCGTGGGTGACGACCACCGTGGCCAGCCCGCGTCGTGCGGTGGCGAGGCGCAGTGCCCGGTGCAAGAGGCGCTGGTCGAGGGCGTCGAGGGCGCGGTAGGGCTCGTCGGCGAGGAGCAGCTCGGGGTCGCCGGCCAGGGCGCGGGCCAGGGCGACCCGGTGCTGGTCGGCGGGGCACAGCTCGCCGGCCCAGGTGTCCTCGAGATCGATCAGGCCGACCTCGGCCAGTGCGCGCCGGGCCCGGGGCCGTACGTCGGCCACACTGGCCCCGCCGGCACTGGCGGTGACGCCGAGCGCCACCTCGTCGAGCACCCGCTTCCACGGCCGCAGACCCGGGTCGCCGAGGACGGCGATCCGCTCCGGGGTGCGCAGGTAGCCGCTCGCCACCACCTCGCGGTCGAGCCGGGCGAGGGCGCGCAGCAGCGTGGTCTTGCCGCTGCCGCGGCGACCGACGACGGCGACCACCTGACCGCCGTGCAGGTCGAGATCGAGGCCGTCGAGGATGCCGCCGTCGGGGGTGAGGCTGCGGCACAGTCCACACGCTCGGACCACACTGGCCGCCGGGTCGTACGTCGGGTGGTGGGCGTCGGGGTGCTGCGTCATGCCGCCTCCTCACGTCGGATTGCGCTGTAAGACGACTGGAATACTAGACAAAATCAATAGGTGAGGCAACCCCCGGTGGGGGATCGGTGATCAGGCCGCCGCTCGGGCCACTGCCAGGCACCAGCGGCCGACGAGGTCGAGGTCGGTGCCTGACAGCTCGCAGCTGAGCCAGGCGTCGCCGAACAGGCCGCGCAGCAGCGTGCTGTCGCCGCAGGCCAGTGCGCTCGTCGGGGCGCCATACGCCGGGGCCGGGGTGCCGGTCAGCGACGTGCAGCCGGTCGGCTTGGCGGCCGCGAGCCTGGCCGCGCGGTCGGCGGTGACCGGGGGCTCGAAGACCCACGCTCGGGCGGTGCCGCCGGTCGAGGAGGTCCAGGAGCAGCCGTACTCGTCGGCGACGTCCTTCACCTTCGTGCTCAGCTGCACGGTCTGGCCCGGGTGCCACGACGCCCGCCCGGTGATGCGGCCGCCGAGGGCGGCGGTGACCGTCGCCTCGGGCAGCGCGGAGCAGAAGGCCGCGCGCCGTACGGTCAGGGCGGTGGTGTCCACCGCGGCGAGCCGGGTGGCGAGGGGATCGGCCGGCGCGTGCTTGGGCGGGGTCGCCCTGACCACACCGATCCCGACGCAGATCGCCGTCACTACCACAGCGAGGAGCGCCTTGAACGGCAAAGATCGGAACGGCGACGGCACGCGGAGACCATAACGGTTCACTGCTTCGACTAACCTCGACCGGGTGATTCGCTTCGAGAAGGTCACCAAGACCTATCCCGGCACCGGGAAGCCAGCGCTCGACCAGGTGTCAGTGGACGTGGAGAAGGGCGAGTTCGTCTTCCTCGTCGGTCAGTCGGGCTCGGGCAAGTCGACGGCGCTCCGCCTGATCCTGCGCGAGGCCCGCCCCACCAGCGGCCGGGTGTACGTCGCCGGCAAGGAGATCAACCGCCTGGCGGGCTGGAAGGTGCCGCGGCTGCGCCGTCAGATCGGCACCGTGTTCCAGGACTTCCGCCTGCTGCAGAACAAGACCGTCGCCGAGAACGTCGCGTTCGCGCTGCAGGTGACAGGCCACTCCCGCGACGAGATCACCCAGCGGGTGCCCGACACCCTCGAGCTGGTCGGCCTGGAGGGCAAGGCCGAGCGGATGCCCGACGAGCTCTCCGGCGGTGAGCAGCAGCGGGTCGCGATCGCGCGCGCGTTCGTCAACCGGCCGATGATCCTCATCGCGGACGAGCCCACCGGCAACCTCGACCCGACCACCAGCGTCGGGATCATGAAGCTGCTCGACCGGATCAACCGCACCGGCACGACGGTGGTGATGGCGACCCACGACGCCAGCATCGTCGACCAGATGCGCAAGCGTGTCGTGGAGCTCGACGGCGGCCGGGTCAT from Nocardioides sp. BP30 encodes:
- the ftsE gene encoding cell division ATP-binding protein FtsE translates to MIRFEKVTKTYPGTGKPALDQVSVDVEKGEFVFLVGQSGSGKSTALRLILREARPTSGRVYVAGKEINRLAGWKVPRLRRQIGTVFQDFRLLQNKTVAENVAFALQVTGHSRDEITQRVPDTLELVGLEGKAERMPDELSGGEQQRVAIARAFVNRPMILIADEPTGNLDPTTSVGIMKLLDRINRTGTTVVMATHDASIVDQMRKRVVELDGGRVIRDQAQGVYGFQH
- a CDS encoding ATP-binding cassette domain-containing protein yields the protein MTQHPDAHHPTYDPAASVVRACGLCRSLTPDGGILDGLDLDLHGGQVVAVVGRRGSGKTTLLRALARLDREVVASGYLRTPERIAVLGDPGLRPWKRVLDEVALGVTASAGGASVADVRPRARRALAEVGLIDLEDTWAGELCPADQHRVALARALAGDPELLLADEPYRALDALDQRLLHRALRLATARRGLATVVVTHDPHEALVLADRVVGLAEGRVHLDLAVRGPDGEAPVEDGYAEAHEQLLALIGTGAHRAAAPQQTGDVRRETA
- the prfB gene encoding peptide chain release factor 2, with translation MAATDFDAEIKQLQATLHTVEQVLDLPAMKTEIADLESQVAAPDLWDDQANAQKVTGRLSLLQGEVERFEQLAGRVEDLGVLAELAQEESDADTLAEADAELNRVKKDVEALEVRTLLSGEYDAREAIVTIRSGAGGVDAADFAETLMRMYTRWAEQHKYPVEVFDVSYAEEAGIKSAEFAIHAPYAYGTLSVEAGTHRLVRISPFDNQGRRQTSFAAVEVVPVLEQTDDIEVDENDVRVDVFRSGGPGGQSVNTTDSAVRLTHIPTGIVVSCQNEKSQLQNKASAMVVLKAKLLAKKKAEEAALKKDLKGDVAASWGDQMRNYVLNPYQIVKDLRTGYETGNPTSVFDGDLDAFLEAGIRWRRGADKAAAN